The following coding sequences lie in one Dehalobacter sp. 12DCB1 genomic window:
- a CDS encoding class I SAM-dependent methyltransferase: MDQTDNVIAYKRSDEKLKLRLEKLSMQSGIKIVSIDTLSEADDLPMLRYVKQKLCLEDDGERLFFHPSMALLRMINILRGVPDRFLQAVNLEAGDIFLDATMGLASDTLIAAYAAGGKGSVIAVESSPLIHFLVQDGLDQVNHFKPAKKMSQEKTQAWTELSRAASRIETVWADHTRILEGLPDASVDVVYFDPMFRVTVKESSSIRPLKKWSDPNPLDKGTIWEACRVARKRVVLKERKGSSEFARLGFYVEEKNKYSPVDFGIIDLARVGEGFQ, encoded by the coding sequence ATGGATCAAACGGATAATGTGATCGCCTATAAACGGTCAGATGAAAAACTTAAACTGCGGCTTGAAAAACTCAGTATGCAATCCGGAATAAAAATTGTTTCGATAGATACCTTATCAGAAGCTGATGATCTTCCGATGCTTCGTTACGTTAAACAGAAGCTCTGTCTTGAAGATGATGGAGAAAGGCTCTTTTTCCATCCAAGTATGGCGTTGTTAAGGATGATCAATATCTTACGCGGCGTGCCGGATCGTTTTCTTCAGGCCGTAAATCTTGAGGCCGGGGATATTTTTCTTGATGCGACCATGGGCCTTGCATCGGATACACTAATTGCTGCGTATGCGGCAGGCGGCAAAGGCAGCGTGATTGCTGTGGAAAGCTCACCGCTGATCCATTTTTTGGTTCAGGATGGTCTAGATCAGGTCAACCACTTTAAACCTGCCAAGAAAATGTCTCAGGAAAAAACTCAGGCCTGGACAGAATTGAGCCGGGCCGCTTCCCGAATTGAAACGGTCTGGGCAGATCATACCAGGATATTGGAAGGGCTGCCGGATGCATCTGTGGATGTCGTCTATTTTGATCCAATGTTCCGTGTTACGGTTAAAGAATCTTCCTCGATCCGGCCGTTGAAGAAATGGTCCGACCCGAATCCTTTGGACAAAGGCACAATCTGGGAAGCATGCCGCGTGGCCAGAAAAAGGGTTGTGTTGAAAGAGCGAAAAGGCAGCAGTGAATTTGCCCGGCTAGGTTTTTATGTTGAAGAGAAGAATAAATACAGCCCTGTGGATTTTGGTATCATTGATTTAGCCAGGGTGGGGGAGGGTTTCCAATGA
- the mutL gene encoding DNA mismatch repair endonuclease MutL translates to MAARIKLLDEHCINQIAAGEVVERPLSVVKELVENALDAGARKIDISVEGGGTALIRVKDDGAGILAEDLRLAVLPHATSKISAITDLDDLRTLGFRGEALPSIASVSKLSIMTRTPDDVAGQELKVEGGTFLSMTEIGCPSGTVVTVKDLFYNTPARHKFLRSAVTEFGWISDMVGRLSLARPDVAFSLRHPNSILLHTPGNGSLLEAIAAVSGNDAARKMLPISYQDESLEIFGYVSMPEHVRSSRSGLTFFVNGRVIRSQLMNQAIKDGYHTLIPANTYPVCVISLNLPPSDYDVNVHPAKLEIKFKEEKNLSRKIAEVIRKNLLDSFPMRKYSFTGKTRTSESTPAESSPSHWEQLKILYRPLEPNRSDQSSPVCDPDIPVIPKAQSFRDVEKIKEHHYPYLKEQLSEPQSDQTDYISDRLSGGILESAPNQVPERISDTISDRNPGIATNRDLERITDSISKIFPDEMTEVSHTSHQDKETVPKFLELKAVGQVFHLYILAADDKNLYIIDQHAAHERIRYESLLRLAKRSEAASQLLLIPETVELTVQEEQILLAHFDELHGMGFIFEHFGDRTYFLRGVPLLENLESPGKMFKAFIDEILNTSFSPSLEKLLEEWIMMLACRSAVKGKERLMVQEMDEIIQKLGRADNPYSCPHGRPTIIQISEKELNHKFERE, encoded by the coding sequence TTGGCGGCTAGAATTAAGCTCCTTGATGAGCATTGCATTAACCAGATTGCAGCCGGCGAGGTTGTGGAAAGGCCTCTTTCCGTAGTCAAAGAACTGGTCGAAAATGCCCTGGATGCCGGTGCCCGAAAAATAGATATCAGTGTAGAGGGCGGAGGTACGGCGCTAATCAGAGTGAAAGACGACGGCGCTGGAATTCTAGCTGAAGATTTGCGTCTAGCAGTTCTTCCGCATGCTACCAGTAAAATATCGGCAATTACAGACCTCGATGACCTCAGAACATTAGGCTTTCGCGGAGAAGCACTGCCGAGCATCGCTTCGGTATCCAAATTGAGTATTATGACGCGGACACCGGATGATGTTGCAGGACAGGAATTAAAAGTTGAGGGCGGCACGTTTCTTTCCATGACGGAAATCGGATGCCCGTCGGGTACAGTCGTAACTGTCAAAGACTTGTTTTATAATACACCGGCCAGACACAAGTTCCTGCGTTCAGCCGTTACGGAGTTTGGCTGGATTTCCGACATGGTTGGCAGGCTTTCCTTAGCTAGACCTGATGTTGCTTTTTCCCTGCGTCACCCGAATAGTATCTTACTGCATACGCCTGGAAACGGCAGTCTTCTCGAGGCCATAGCAGCCGTCAGTGGCAATGATGCTGCCCGTAAAATGCTGCCGATATCCTACCAGGATGAAAGCCTTGAGATTTTCGGTTATGTCAGCATGCCGGAGCATGTCAGGTCGTCACGCAGCGGTCTTACCTTTTTTGTTAACGGCAGGGTGATCCGTTCCCAGTTAATGAATCAGGCCATTAAAGACGGTTATCATACGCTGATTCCCGCCAATACCTATCCGGTATGCGTTATTTCGCTGAACCTGCCTCCTTCGGATTATGACGTGAATGTCCATCCCGCCAAACTGGAAATCAAATTTAAAGAAGAAAAAAACTTAAGCAGAAAGATTGCGGAGGTTATCCGGAAAAACCTTCTGGACAGTTTTCCAATGCGGAAATATTCCTTTACGGGAAAAACAAGGACATCGGAATCCACTCCGGCTGAATCCAGTCCATCTCACTGGGAACAACTCAAGATATTATACCGACCGCTGGAACCGAATAGGTCAGATCAAAGCTCTCCGGTGTGCGATCCTGATATACCAGTCATCCCAAAAGCTCAGTCTTTCAGAGATGTAGAGAAGATAAAAGAACATCATTACCCATACCTTAAAGAACAACTGTCTGAACCACAGTCAGACCAGACAGACTACATTTCTGACAGATTATCCGGGGGTATACTAGAAAGTGCACCTAATCAGGTTCCAGAGCGTATTTCTGATACAATTTCTGATCGTAATCCGGGGATTGCTACGAACCGCGATCTTGAGCGCATCACCGACAGTATTTCAAAGATCTTCCCGGACGAAATGACTGAAGTATCTCACACTTCGCATCAGGATAAGGAAACCGTCCCGAAATTCCTGGAACTGAAGGCTGTCGGTCAAGTCTTTCATCTGTATATTCTTGCTGCAGACGACAAGAATCTGTATATTATAGACCAGCACGCAGCCCATGAACGTATCAGATACGAAAGCCTGCTCCGGCTTGCCAAACGAAGCGAAGCGGCAAGCCAGCTCCTTTTGATTCCGGAAACGGTAGAGCTTACAGTTCAGGAGGAGCAGATCCTGCTTGCGCATTTTGACGAACTGCACGGAATGGGCTTCATTTTTGAACACTTCGGAGACAGGACGTACTTTCTGCGAGGGGTCCCGCTGTTGGAAAACCTGGAATCACCGGGGAAGATGTTCAAGGCCTTTATTGATGAAATCCTGAACACATCTTTTTCTCCATCCTTGGAGAAACTTCTGGAAGAGTGGATCATGATGCTGGCCTGCAGGTCGGCTGTCAAAGGCAAAGAGCGCCTAATGGTTCAGGAAATGGATGAAATCATACAGAAATTGGGCAGAGCAGATAATCCTTACTCCTGTCCCCACGGCCGCCCTACGATCATTCAGATATCTGAGAAAGAACTCAATCATAAGTTTGAGAGGGAATAA
- the miaA gene encoding tRNA (adenosine(37)-N6)-dimethylallyltransferase MiaA, protein MKPLIVIIGPTAVGKSALGVELALRLNGEIISGDSVQVYRKLDIGSAKPSKVEQKGVPHHLIDLLDPAEPFTVAGFQSQARKWIENIQAKGKIPIVVGGTGLYIRSILDEFEFPEEGSDPIKQKWLAYTNQHGNKELHQRLAKCDRASAEKLHVNDTARIVRALEIFELTGKPLSEQRSYMEKMYAELDESVIYLGLTAPRDVIYERINERCQKMVDCGIIGETLRLLQEGYSPRLKSLQTIGYRHVVYFLRGLVTQKEMLRLLQRDTRHFAKRQLTWFRRDPRIKWYDVTECSAQQILDEICDSLDLHSDGN, encoded by the coding sequence ATGAAGCCCCTGATCGTTATTATCGGACCGACAGCAGTTGGCAAGAGTGCTCTTGGCGTCGAACTGGCACTCAGGCTGAACGGAGAAATCATTTCCGGAGATTCCGTTCAGGTTTACCGGAAGCTTGATATCGGATCAGCAAAACCATCGAAGGTTGAACAGAAGGGTGTGCCGCATCATCTGATCGATCTGCTTGATCCGGCTGAACCGTTTACAGTGGCAGGATTCCAGTCTCAGGCCAGAAAGTGGATTGAGAATATTCAAGCCAAAGGGAAAATCCCGATTGTCGTTGGTGGAACGGGACTTTACATTCGTTCAATTTTAGATGAATTTGAATTTCCAGAAGAAGGATCGGACCCAATCAAGCAAAAATGGCTGGCTTATACCAATCAGCATGGCAATAAGGAGCTGCATCAAAGACTCGCGAAATGTGATCGGGCTTCTGCCGAAAAACTTCATGTGAACGATACGGCAAGAATCGTCAGGGCCCTAGAGATCTTTGAATTAACCGGTAAACCATTATCTGAACAAAGGTCATACATGGAAAAAATGTACGCTGAATTGGATGAATCAGTCATTTATTTAGGGCTGACGGCTCCAAGAGATGTGATTTATGAACGAATTAATGAACGTTGCCAGAAAATGGTAGATTGTGGTATAATCGGAGAAACTTTACGTTTACTCCAGGAGGGCTATTCACCAAGGCTAAAATCTCTTCAAACCATCGGCTACCGTCATGTCGTTTATTTTTTGAGAGGTTTGGTCACCCAAAAAGAAATGCTGCGTCTGCTTCAGAGAGATACCAGACACTTTGCCAAAAGACAATTAACCTGGTTTAGGAGGGATCCTCGAATCAAATGGTATGACGTCACAGAATGTTCGGCTCAGCAAATTCTTGACGAAATTTGCGATTCTCTTGACTTGCACAGTGATGGAAACTAA